One Lentimicrobiaceae bacterium genomic window carries:
- a CDS encoding SDR family oxidoreductase, which translates to MKVILTGATGYIGKRLLPVLLAEGHEVMCIVRDKQRFQHEPGPQLHIIEADLLNNKTFADTLTDIDVAFYLIHSMGSAIDKFEEMELRSAKNFIQIVKTCKVKQIIYLSGLQNPEAASPHLRSRLRVEELLMNCGIPCTTLRAGIIVGSGSASFEIIRDLSEKLPVMVTPRWLNTRCQPIAVRDVISSLKAAMLNPDALHKILDIGGPDVLTYKQMLLQYAAVRRLKRYILVLPLMTPRLSSYWLYFITSTSYKLAVNLVNSMKVEVICNQNMFSQLTGKAPLSYKEAIELAFERIAQHHVVSSWKDALVSSSNLPNLNEYISVPEHGCYSDIRETKIKSDRDKVIANVWSVGGEKGWYYANFLWKIRGFVDKMSGGIGLRRGRTNHEEINAGDALDFWRVLLADRDSGRLLLYAEMKLPGEAWLEFTIIHKSGALFLRQTATFRPKGLTGRLYWFAVWPFHQFIFKGMNRRMAHS; encoded by the coding sequence ATGAAGGTAATCCTCACCGGTGCAACCGGATATATTGGCAAGCGATTGCTTCCTGTGCTTTTGGCCGAAGGGCATGAAGTCATGTGCATTGTTCGCGACAAACAAAGGTTTCAGCATGAACCCGGCCCTCAGCTTCACATTATTGAAGCCGATTTACTGAACAATAAAACATTTGCGGACACCCTAACTGATATAGATGTAGCCTTTTACCTTATCCATTCAATGGGTTCGGCTATTGATAAGTTTGAAGAGATGGAACTCCGCTCGGCCAAAAACTTTATTCAGATTGTAAAAACATGCAAGGTTAAACAAATTATTTATCTAAGCGGGTTACAGAACCCTGAAGCAGCCTCTCCTCACCTTCGGTCAAGACTCAGGGTTGAAGAATTACTGATGAATTGCGGCATACCATGTACCACTTTAAGAGCTGGTATAATTGTAGGGTCAGGAAGTGCTTCATTTGAAATTATCCGCGACTTATCAGAGAAGCTACCGGTGATGGTTACACCCCGGTGGCTGAATACACGCTGCCAGCCAATCGCAGTCAGAGATGTTATCAGTAGTTTGAAGGCGGCCATGCTAAATCCTGATGCGCTTCACAAGATACTGGATATCGGAGGGCCTGATGTTCTCACTTACAAGCAAATGCTGCTGCAATATGCTGCTGTAAGAAGGTTAAAAAGATATATTCTTGTATTGCCTCTGATGACTCCCCGTCTCTCATCGTACTGGTTATACTTTATTACCAGCACTTCATACAAATTGGCCGTAAATCTGGTAAACAGCATGAAAGTTGAAGTAATATGCAACCAAAATATGTTCAGCCAGCTTACCGGAAAAGCCCCCCTTTCATACAAAGAAGCGATTGAACTTGCCTTTGAACGAATAGCTCAGCATCATGTTGTTTCAAGCTGGAAAGATGCACTGGTAAGCAGCAGTAACCTGCCAAACCTGAACGAATATATTTCAGTACCTGAACATGGCTGTTACAGTGACATCAGGGAAACAAAAATTAAATCAGATCGCGACAAAGTGATTGCTAATGTATGGAGCGTAGGTGGCGAAAAAGGCTGGTATTATGCCAACTTTTTATGGAAAATAAGAGGTTTTGTCGATAAAATGTCAGGAGGAATTGGCCTGAGGCGCGGCCGGACCAATCATGAAGAAATCAATGCAGGAGATGCACTTGACTTCTGGAGGGTTTTACTTGCAGACCGTGATAGCGGACGCCTGCTGCTTTATGCAGAAATGAAACTCCCGGGCGAAGCCTGGCTTGAGTTCACGATAATTCATAAAAGCGGGGCGTTATTTCTCAGACAAACCGCTACTTTCAGGCCCAAAGGACTGACAGGTCGGTTGTACTGGTTTGCAGTATGGCCTTTCCATCAGTTTATTTTCAAAGGAATGAACCGCAGAATGGCACATAGCTAA
- a CDS encoding nitroreductase family protein, with translation MSVATSRTGTENARITIDYQKCTACGLCVKVCKDFSLIMDDQKLTINPKPLFGCMACGHCVAVCPHDAISVEGRTVAKEDFSALKQGEPSVNFPQLYSFLLNRRSIRDFKNKPVEHEIIEKILSLSSTAPMGLPPSDVGVMVLNSREKVRQFSFDFVDLLSRMKWMVSPAVMRLMRPFMGKDDYLAFKSFVMPLVEFFCKSKQRQENYVLYDAPLAIMFYGNMSDPADPYITATYATLAAESLGLGACMIGSVGPFLKHTGKDFKRKYGLPSKMRDSIIVVFGYPQFKFNKTIKRSFAKVDYYV, from the coding sequence ATGTCAGTAGCCACCAGCCGTACGGGTACAGAAAATGCCCGAATTACCATCGATTATCAGAAATGTACAGCTTGCGGGCTGTGTGTGAAAGTTTGCAAGGATTTTTCCTTGATAATGGATGACCAAAAACTTACCATTAATCCAAAACCGTTATTTGGTTGTATGGCTTGTGGCCATTGTGTTGCAGTTTGTCCACACGATGCCATTTCTGTTGAAGGACGAACAGTCGCAAAAGAAGATTTTAGTGCATTGAAACAAGGGGAACCATCTGTCAATTTCCCTCAACTATACTCTTTTTTGTTGAATCGACGCAGTATCCGCGATTTTAAGAACAAGCCTGTTGAACATGAGATAATCGAAAAAATTCTTTCCCTTTCATCTACTGCTCCCATGGGTTTACCTCCATCCGATGTGGGTGTCATGGTTTTAAACAGTCGTGAAAAAGTGAGGCAGTTTTCTTTTGATTTTGTGGATTTGCTGAGCCGGATGAAGTGGATGGTATCTCCGGCGGTTATGCGATTGATGCGCCCGTTTATGGGCAAAGATGATTATCTGGCTTTTAAATCCTTTGTAATGCCTTTGGTAGAATTTTTCTGCAAATCAAAACAGCGACAGGAAAATTATGTGCTTTATGATGCGCCATTGGCTATCATGTTTTATGGAAATATGTCGGACCCGGCTGATCCATACATTACTGCAACTTATGCTACCCTGGCTGCTGAATCGCTGGGGTTAGGAGCTTGTATGATTGGGAGTGTGGGGCCGTTTTTGAAGCACACCGGAAAAGATTTTAAAAGAAAATACGGATTGCCTTCAAAAATGCGCGATTCAATCATCGTTGTTTTTGGATATCCGCAGTTTAAATTCAATAAAACCATCAAAAGGAGTTTTGCTAAAGTTGATTATTATGTATAG